From the genome of Malus domestica chromosome 04, GDT2T_hap1, one region includes:
- the LOC114824341 gene encoding uncharacterized protein, which translates to MTFLSLLRNRNLSVSSEPALSFHHLSTISAFFHLCFALFNLCFVISSSVISSPATLLKIFPIEKTQIIIIYSSSPQPSALSSFFASVGLKVDSFARKEREMREIISIHIEHAGIHVGNSCWELYCLEHGIQPDGQVPRLLKLIRPKSGEIRDSIKELNMMQQHIHCR; encoded by the exons ATGACATTTTTGTCCCTGCTGCGCAATAGAAATCTCTCCGTTTCTTCAGAACCCGCACTCAGCTTTCACCATCTCTCTACCATCTCTGCTTTCTTCCATCTCTGCTTCGCGCTCTTCAATCTTTGCTTTGTCATCTCTTCCTCCGTGATTTCTTCACCAGCAACTTTGCTCAAGATCTTTCCAATTGAAAAAACCCAGATCATCATCATCTATTCCTCATCACCACAG CCGTCtgctctctcttctttcttcgccTCTGTTGGTCTCAAAGTGGATAGTTTTGCG agaaaagagagagagatgagagaaatCATAAGCATTCATATTGAGCATGCTGGAATTCATGTGGGCAATTCATGCTGGGAGCTCTACTGCCTCGAGCATGGAATTCAACCTGATGGGCAGGTGCCCAG GTTGTTGAAATTGATACGTCCCAAGTCTGGTGAGATTAGAGATAGTATCAAGGAACTGAATATGATGCAACAACACATCCATTGCAGGTAA